A part of Sebastes fasciatus isolate fSebFas1 chromosome 10, fSebFas1.pri, whole genome shotgun sequence genomic DNA contains:
- the LOC141774921 gene encoding uncharacterized protein LOC141774921, with protein MVSSRTSQPEAIMPEFNVRRVVSKLLNSFFKGMTADQWGLLKSGSPDDATMTMMGELLLDMTAALTKAFLKSLGSRTLASEDDVQINLGNAISQGFAEALGVDVSVQCPSSKSLTTLISEEVSENVRSALSSPEGIVQRLTPPSRLNNMILHACKMCQAFIGKMKSVFSPRPCKQRTICEQSDVEPEPSDAEDRHAATPSSDVVIEMKDIMYVTIIIKKQLNDITEPLLVDVPDSEYTLLQSQNSREIEDVAEEIARSIAEDAVRQTPSAQKSKRSKKSIGNKIKKLLAKCFAKTCIHRIVAQMRKRFHRGSKVHSRESAKSLTKKITDLMKQPENRDLLGLGAPLINIPPGRVLEFTKVLSDLLYTHITHGPEIIPEPVIRANMRADLQRKVLGFLCLARWWQIFQSDDLVDNMRHAILGTKPRAKKPLAIASPSAPVSVTKSRDDFARRARNEQKKNCVEVILERLVTRIFKKAKVTWTLSNVQDIIQRLFDQTWAEVEGLDFDSSPESLENLEKAIYRDLIKTWGTAMWVLVSLKGGQTAVGEHIAYAVKGHLMAPPRQRCCMVCRCFSSMLTAMTMW; from the coding sequence ATGGTATCATCAAGAACTTCCCAGCCAGAAGCCATCATGCCCGAGTTCAACGTCCGTCGCGTTGTTTCCAAGCTGCTCAACTCCTTCTTTAAGGGGATGACGGCGGATCAGTGGGGACTTTTGAAATCCGGCAGCCCCGACGACGCCACTATGACCATGATGGGAGAGCTGCTGTTGGACATGACAGCGGCCTTGACAAAAGCTTTCCTGAAATCTCTCGGGAGCAGGACCCTGGCGTCTGAGGACGACGTCCAAATCAATCTGGGAAACGCAATCTCTCAGGGTTTTGCCGAAGCTCTGGGCGTCGACGTCTCGGTTCAGTGTCCGAGCTCCAAAAGCTTGACGACATTGATCTCTGAAGAGGTTTCGGAGAACGTCCGAAGTGCCCTCTCCAGCCCCGAGGGCATAGTCCAGCGCCTCACTCCTCCCAGCAGACTCAACAACATGATTCTGCACGCCTGCAAAATGTGCCAGGCGTTCATCGGCAAGATGAAATCGGTGTTCTCGCCTCGACCGTGCAAGCAGAGGACCATCTGCGAACAATCAGATGTGGAACCGGAACCCTCAGACGCCGAAGACCGCCATGCGGCGACGCCTTCGTCGGACGTCGTGATTGAGATGAAAGACATCATGTATGTCACAATCATCATCAAAAAGCAGTTGAACGACATCACCGAACCTCTCTTGGTTGACGTGCCGGACTCCGAGTACACGTTGCTGCAGTCTCAAAACTCTCGGGAGATTGAAGACGTCGCGGAAGAAATCGCTCGGAGTATCGCCGAAGATGCTGTAAGACAGACTCCGTCGGCACAGAAGAGCAAACGCTCAAAGAAAAGCATCGGAAACAAAATTAAGAAGCTTTTGGCAAAGTGCTTTGCCAAAACGTGCATCCATCGCATCGTGGCACAGATGAGGAAAAGATTCCACCGGGGCTCCAAAGTTCACAGTCGGGAGTCGGCAAAGTCTCTCACAAAGAAGATTACCGATCTGATGAAACAACCAGAAAACCGCGATCTTCTGGGACTCGGCGCTCCACTCATAAACATTCCCCCCGGTCGAGTCTTGGAGTTCACAAAGGTCTTAAGTGAtctcctctacacacacatcacacatggGCCAGAGATCATCCCCGAGCCGGTGATACGTGCCAACATGCGCGCCGACTTGCAGCGGAAGGTGCTCGGTTTCCTGTGtctggccagatggtggcagaTCTTTCAGTCCGACGACCTCGTCGACAATATGAGACACGCCATACTGGGGACTAAGCCCAGGGCCAAGAAACCTTTGGCAATCGCTTCTCCGTCTGCCCCGGTATCCGTGACGAAGAGTCGTGATGACTTTGCACGGCGAGCGCGGAacgaacaaaagaaaaactgcGTCGAGGTGATCTTGGAGAGGTTGGTCACGCGGATCTTCAAGAAGGCAAAAGTGACCTGGACCCTTTCAAACGTCCAGGACATCATCCAGCGCCTTTTTGATCAAACGTGGGCCGAAGTCGAGGGTCTCGATTTCGATTCCAGCCCAGAATCATTGGAAAACCTCGAAAAGGCCATTTACCGGGACCTGATTAAGACGTGGGGCACTGCGATGTGGGTGCTGGTGTCCTTGAAAGGGGGTCAAACGGCAGTCGGAGAGCATATCGCCTACGCCGTCAAAGGTCACCTGATGGCACCACCGAGACAGAGGTGCTGCATGGTATGCAGGTGCTTCTCTTCTATGCTCACCGCCATGACGATGTGGTAA